TCACCCTGCGCGCGCTGGCGGTGCTGGCCCGTGCCGACTTGGTGTGCGCCGAAGACACCCGCGTTACCGCTCAACTTTTGGGTGCCTACGGCATACAGGCCAAGTTGTTGAGCGTGCGCGAGCATAACGAACAGCAGATGGCGGGCAAAGTAATCGACGCGCTTTCAGACGGCCTGATAGTGGCGCAGGTGTCGGATGCGGGCACGCCCGCCGTGTGCGACCCCGGCGCCAAACTGGCCGCCCGCGTGCGCGAAGCAGGTTTCAAGGTGGTGCCGGTGGTCGGCGCCAGCGCCGTGATGGGGGCGTTGAGCGCGGCAGGCGTTACCGAGCCGGGCTTTTATTTTCACGGGTTTCTGCCTGCCAAAGCGGGCGAACGCCAAAAACTGCTGGCGGGTTGGGCGCAGGCCGAACACCCTGTGGTGGCGTTTGAAACCCCGCACCGCATCGCCGCCGCATTGGCCGATATGGCGGCACTGTTCCCCGGCCGCAGGCTGACGTTGGCGCGGGAAATCACCAAAACGTTTGAAACGTTTTTAAGCGGCAGCGTAACCGATATTCAGACGGCCTTGGCTAACGATGCCAACCAGAGCCGCGGTGAAATGGTATTGGTGCTCCACCCCGCGCCGAAAGAAAAAAGCAGCACCCTGCCCGAAGCGGCACAAAACGTGATGAAGGTGTTGGCGGCCGAACTGCCCACCAAGCAGGCGGCGGAGCTGGCGGCGAAAATCACCGGCGAGAGCAAAAAAGCGCTCTACGATTTGGCGCTGACGTGGAAATAAAACCGGCAGGAATGGCGGCAAGGAAATTTTGTGTGATATAAAAGTTTCATGCTATTTGAGTTGCCTGCATATTTTCAGGCCGTCTGAAAACTATTTTTTCAGACGGCCTGAGTTAAGTTGAAATGCTGTTGTTTGCTTAATCTTAATAAAGAGCCGCAACAATCAGATGAATGAAGAAACGGCGGTTTCAAACAGATAACTGCCGGGGGCGTTTTATCAAGTTCCGGCTTGTTTACTGCGCCTGAAATCCGCCGCCGAGACGGGCGTGGACGCTGCTCCAGGCAGTCAGTAAATCCGCACGGCTTTGCGCCAGCTGCATTTGCAGCTGTAAGGCTTCGTCTTGTTTTTGCAGGGGAACCAAACCGTTTTCCAGCCCGGCGCGCATCCGCCGGGAAGCGGCCGCCGCCGATTTTTCGGCGGTTTCCACCATGCGCTGCTGCAATGCGGTTTGGCTGAGCAGGCTTTGATAATCGCTGACGGCATCGGCCGCCGAACGCATGGCGTTCAGCACGGTTTGGTCATACACCGCCACCTGCTCGTTAAAGCGGGCGTGGCGTGCCCCCAATTTCGACTGCAACGCGCCCGAGGTGAAAATCGGCAGGCTGAGTGCGGGCATAATGCCCAACACGCCGGAGCTTTTGCCGTTGATAACATCGAAAGCGTCAACGTGCGCCAATCCGGCCAGCAGTTTCAATTCGATATTGGGATAGAAAGCCGCTTTCGCTTCGCGGACATCTTGCGCGCGTGATTCCAAGAGGGCGCGTTGGGCGGCGATGTCGGGCCGTTTGCCCAGCAGATCGGCACGGATACGGTTGACCGCCAACACCGGTGCGGCTGCCTGCGGAGCGGGCTGCCAATCCTGCAAAGCATCGGGCGATTGGCCG
The sequence above is a segment of the Neisseria dentiae genome. Coding sequences within it:
- the rsmI gene encoding 16S rRNA (cytidine(1402)-2'-O)-methyltransferase — protein: MMQKHYQKACDSLEAQTLYVVATPIGNLADITLRALAVLARADLVCAEDTRVTAQLLGAYGIQAKLLSVREHNEQQMAGKVIDALSDGLIVAQVSDAGTPAVCDPGAKLAARVREAGFKVVPVVGASAVMGALSAAGVTEPGFYFHGFLPAKAGERQKLLAGWAQAEHPVVAFETPHRIAAALADMAALFPGRRLTLAREITKTFETFLSGSVTDIQTALANDANQSRGEMVLVLHPAPKEKSSTLPEAAQNVMKVLAAELPTKQAAELAAKITGESKKALYDLALTWK